The following proteins are co-located in the Sporosarcina pasteurii genome:
- the ehuD gene encoding ectoine/hydroxyectoine ABC transporter permease subunit EhuD, with amino-acid sequence MIWSWEVFFDVIPIIFKGMWITLGLTIACYLFAVIFGFFWLLMDQVPSKVFRWTVRWIAEFIRSTPPLVQLFFIYYAWPMVPVVGVSLNPFAAAILGLGIHFSTYLSEVYRSGIESVEKGQWEAATALNLSTSQKWLKVILPQAIPPTIPMLGNYLIIMFKEVPLASTIGVVAMLHLANDYGAQYYKYVEPLTVVALFFLLLSYPSALLIKKLEIKFNRRFDKKYVTES; translated from the coding sequence GTGATTTGGAGTTGGGAAGTATTTTTTGATGTGATTCCTATTATATTTAAGGGCATGTGGATAACACTTGGTTTGACAATCGCTTGTTACCTCTTTGCTGTCATCTTCGGATTCTTCTGGTTGCTTATGGACCAAGTTCCTTCAAAAGTGTTTAGATGGACTGTCAGATGGATTGCAGAATTCATCAGGTCAACACCTCCACTTGTACAATTATTTTTTATTTACTATGCATGGCCAATGGTGCCCGTTGTCGGCGTTTCACTGAATCCTTTCGCAGCCGCAATTTTAGGGCTTGGTATTCATTTTAGTACGTATTTATCTGAAGTGTACCGGTCCGGAATTGAATCCGTTGAAAAAGGACAATGGGAAGCGGCGACAGCACTTAATTTATCAACAAGTCAAAAATGGTTAAAGGTGATTTTACCGCAAGCCATTCCACCGACAATTCCAATGCTCGGAAACTATTTAATAATCATGTTCAAAGAAGTTCCGTTAGCTTCGACTATTGGCGTTGTTGCCATGCTGCATTTAGCAAATGATTATGGCGCGCAGTATTACAAATATGTAGAGCCATTAACAGTCGTGGCGCTGTTCTTCTTATTATTAAGTTATCCATCGGCTTTACTTATTAAGAAATTGGAAATTAAATTTAATCGACGTTTTGATAAAAAATATGTGACCGAATCATAA
- the ehuA gene encoding ectoine/hydroxyectoine ABC transporter ATP-binding protein EhuA, which yields MGAPIAKYRDVHKSFGEVEVLKGIDLDIGPSEKVALIGPSGSGKTTIIRLLMTLEDPTSGTIEVNGKNLWHMESKNGLVPANEKYLREVRGDIGMVFQHFNLFPHMTILENCMTAPIHVKKERKETAKKRSLEMLEKVGLGDKVDLYPNQLSGGQKQRVAMARALVMKPKIMLFDEVTSALDPELVGEVLEVIRDIAKEGEMAMVLVTHEMDFALDIADRVLFLNDGVIEADGPPSEIIENPESERLQDFLSRFTSSNGNQS from the coding sequence ATGGGAGCACCAATTGCAAAGTATCGCGATGTACACAAATCTTTTGGCGAAGTCGAAGTATTAAAAGGAATCGACCTAGACATTGGGCCTTCAGAGAAAGTTGCGCTCATTGGGCCAAGTGGATCAGGTAAAACAACCATCATTCGTTTATTAATGACGTTGGAAGACCCAACTTCAGGCACAATTGAAGTCAATGGCAAAAACTTATGGCATATGGAAAGTAAAAACGGGCTTGTTCCAGCAAATGAGAAATACTTGAGGGAAGTTCGTGGGGATATCGGGATGGTATTTCAGCACTTTAATTTATTTCCTCATATGACAATCTTGGAAAATTGTATGACTGCGCCGATTCATGTGAAGAAAGAAAGGAAAGAAACAGCAAAAAAGCGTTCACTTGAGATGTTGGAAAAAGTGGGGCTTGGGGATAAAGTAGACCTTTATCCGAACCAATTATCAGGCGGTCAAAAACAACGCGTGGCGATGGCAAGAGCTTTAGTTATGAAGCCGAAAATTATGCTGTTTGACGAAGTGACATCTGCATTGGACCCCGAATTAGTCGGTGAAGTGTTGGAAGTGATCCGGGACATTGCGAAAGAAGGGGAAATGGCGATGGTCCTCGTGACACATGAAATGGACTTTGCGCTCGATATCGCAGACCGTGTCCTCTTTTTAAACGATGGAGTCATTGAAGCAGATGGTCCGCCATCGGAAATTATTGAAAATCCAGAGAGTGAACGTTTACAGGATTTCCTCAGTCGCTTTACGTCCAGTAATGGGAATCAATCTTAA
- a CDS encoding DEAD/DEAH box helicase: MTFRDYRLSKEIRRALDQLGYTEPTEVQAKVIPTALERTDLIVKSQTGSGKTAAFAIPICEKVAWEENKPQALILTPTRELADQVKEDVTNIGRFKRIKAAAVYGKHPFRYQQEELRQKCHIVVGTPGRVLDHIERGTLVLSEIDFFVLDEADEMLNMGFIDQVEAIMKALPKERTTMLFSATLPEDIDRLCRQYMKAPESIEIASTVTLTDQIDHSVIVVKEQQKPDLLRDVTVVENPDSCIIFCRTKDRVDEVTEQLEKHHYPCDQLHGGMTQEDRFAVMDDFKSGGFRYLVATDVAARGIDIDHITHVINYDIPLENESYVHRVGRTGRAGRNGTAISFVTPREDHVLAEIEAYIGFEIERREAPTPQAVKAAMDAFTEKLEKRPQLKKSKSERVNKDILKLYFNGGKRKKLRAFDFVGTITSIPGISGEDIGIIKIQDTETYIDILNGKGQLVLDAMQEKTVKGKQLKVHKARK, translated from the coding sequence ATGACATTTCGAGATTATCGTTTAAGTAAAGAAATTAGGAGAGCGCTGGATCAGCTTGGCTATACGGAACCGACAGAAGTTCAAGCGAAGGTGATTCCAACCGCGCTCGAGCGGACTGATTTGATTGTTAAATCGCAAACAGGAAGCGGGAAGACGGCGGCTTTTGCCATTCCAATTTGTGAAAAGGTGGCGTGGGAAGAGAACAAACCGCAAGCGCTGATTTTGACACCGACGCGGGAACTTGCGGATCAGGTGAAGGAAGACGTGACGAATATCGGTCGTTTCAAGCGGATTAAGGCGGCGGCCGTATACGGAAAACATCCATTTCGCTATCAACAAGAAGAGCTACGGCAAAAATGCCACATCGTAGTTGGGACCCCAGGGCGTGTATTGGATCATATCGAACGCGGAACGCTCGTGCTTTCTGAAATCGACTTTTTCGTTCTGGATGAAGCAGATGAAATGCTCAATATGGGGTTCATTGATCAAGTTGAAGCAATTATGAAGGCACTTCCAAAAGAGAGAACAACGATGCTGTTTTCTGCGACGCTTCCAGAAGATATCGACAGATTGTGCCGTCAATATATGAAAGCACCAGAGAGTATCGAGATTGCGTCAACTGTCACGTTAACGGACCAGATTGACCATTCTGTAATCGTTGTGAAAGAGCAACAAAAGCCCGATTTATTACGCGATGTAACCGTCGTTGAAAACCCCGACAGCTGTATCATTTTCTGCCGGACGAAAGATCGGGTTGATGAAGTGACCGAACAACTGGAAAAGCACCATTATCCATGCGACCAACTACACGGCGGGATGACCCAGGAAGATCGGTTTGCTGTGATGGATGACTTCAAAAGCGGTGGGTTCCGCTATCTCGTTGCTACGGACGTAGCGGCACGGGGCATCGACATCGATCATATAACCCATGTGATTAATTACGATATTCCGCTTGAAAATGAAAGTTACGTGCACCGTGTCGGCAGAACTGGACGCGCAGGCAGAAACGGGACGGCTATTTCATTCGTCACACCCCGCGAAGATCACGTGCTAGCGGAAATCGAAGCATACATCGGTTTTGAAATCGAGCGCCGGGAAGCACCGACACCGCAAGCGGTTAAAGCAGCGATGGACGCATTCACCGAAAAGTTGGAAAAACGTCCGCAATTGAAAAAGAGCAAAAGTGAACGGGTGAACAAGGATATTTTAAAGTTGTATTTTAACGGCGGCAAAAGGAAAAAACTCCGCGCATTCGACTTTGTCGGTACAATTACAAGTATCCCTGGGATTTCCGGTGAAGACATCGGTATTATCAAAATCCAAGATACCGAGACGTATATTGATATACTAAATGGCAAAGGGCAACTTGTTTTGGATGCAATGCAGGAGAAAACGGTAAAAGGGAAACAGTTGAAGGTGCATAAGGCTAGGAAATGA
- a CDS encoding helix-turn-helix transcriptional regulator, with product MSKNLRLKSARAAKDLSQAKLADAVGVTRQTMNAIENGDYNPSLNLCIAICKTLGVTLNDLFWEE from the coding sequence ATGTCAAAGAATTTACGCTTAAAATCTGCGCGCGCGGCGAAAGATTTGTCGCAGGCGAAGTTGGCTGATGCGGTGGGTGTAACGCGTCAAACAATGAATGCGATTGAGAACGGTGACTATAACCCTTCATTGAATCTTTGCATTGCGATTTGTAAGACGTTAGGCGTTACATTGAATGATTTGTTTTGGGAGGAATGA
- a CDS encoding HAD-IIA family hydrolase → MLVDEFDVFLFDLDGVIYIGPEPLPGAVESLKRLRQDKKDIRFLTNNPITTREKTAKRLNSLGIEASSEEVITSSWATAQYLQNEKIRTAFVLGDENLKWECQQVGINIDDQNDVEAVVVGYDSDVSFRDIEHATRLIYKGAKFVATNDDRTYPAPEGPLPASGTMVEAVRVATGKRPVIVGKPYPYMFNKAIESFAPSSRIVMVGDNPYTDVLGAHQAGIPSILISDQKTNKFPSARDFRNPDATIPNLKGLFDNTIKIKKWISPAFSWPDHIKAGVAGIIFDKTQRVLLMKRAEDGLWGIPSGRVEPGETVEEAIIREISEKTGLKVIVNQLIGVYSDPVSQVFSYPNGKVSHFITTYFECEVVGGTLIKENEEIVDVNYFDLNHLPENLSRMHPRWLKDALDKEQISYIR, encoded by the coding sequence ATGCTAGTTGATGAATTTGATGTATTTTTGTTTGATTTAGATGGAGTGATTTATATAGGACCTGAACCACTTCCAGGTGCAGTAGAATCGCTCAAACGTCTGCGGCAAGATAAGAAAGATATTCGGTTTTTAACAAATAATCCAATTACAACACGTGAAAAAACGGCAAAAAGGTTAAATAGTCTTGGAATAGAAGCAAGCAGCGAAGAAGTAATTACATCAAGTTGGGCCACTGCTCAATATTTACAGAATGAAAAGATTAGAACCGCATTTGTTTTAGGTGATGAAAATTTAAAATGGGAATGTCAACAGGTAGGTATTAACATTGACGATCAAAACGATGTTGAAGCTGTTGTTGTCGGGTATGACAGTGATGTTTCTTTTCGAGACATCGAACATGCAACAAGATTAATTTATAAAGGCGCAAAATTTGTTGCGACAAATGATGATCGAACATATCCGGCTCCAGAAGGTCCCTTACCTGCTAGTGGAACTATGGTAGAGGCGGTTCGAGTAGCAACAGGGAAGAGACCTGTTATTGTAGGAAAACCATACCCTTATATGTTTAATAAAGCCATTGAATCTTTCGCCCCGTCCTCTAGAATCGTAATGGTGGGCGACAATCCGTACACAGATGTTTTAGGGGCACATCAAGCAGGAATACCATCCATTTTAATATCAGATCAAAAGACAAATAAATTTCCATCTGCTAGGGATTTTCGTAATCCAGATGCTACAATACCGAATTTAAAAGGTTTATTTGATAATACTATTAAAATTAAAAAATGGATTTCTCCTGCCTTTTCTTGGCCTGATCATATTAAAGCGGGAGTAGCAGGCATTATATTTGATAAGACTCAGCGCGTTCTCCTAATGAAGCGTGCAGAAGACGGCTTATGGGGTATTCCTTCGGGCCGTGTAGAACCGGGAGAAACTGTAGAAGAGGCAATCATCAGAGAAATTAGTGAAAAAACGGGTTTAAAAGTTATAGTTAATCAGTTAATCGGAGTTTATTCTGATCCTGTTTCCCAAGTGTTTTCGTATCCAAACGGGAAAGTAAGTCACTTTATTACAACTTATTTCGAATGTGAAGTTGTGGGAGGAACTCTAATTAAGGAAAATGAAGAAATAGTAGATGTGAATTATTTTGATCTGAATCATTTACCGGAAAATCTCTCACGTATGCATCCAAGATGGCTTAAAGATGCATTAGATAAAGAACAAATTTCTTATATCCGTTAA
- a CDS encoding MFS transporter: MSKFESDVNAVQTNSASVKKYINSPQKQQQLYRRTLWTVIFAQVLGGAGLAAGITVGALIAIDILGTDSFAGLPIALFTLGSAGAAMVIGRLSQRYSRRLGLAVGFITGGIGAIGVILATMTQSILLLFVSLLIYGSGTATNLQARYAGTDLATAKQRGTAVSLAMVATTFGAVAGPNLVDVMGDFAVSIGIPSLAGPFILAAVAYILAGLVPLIFLRPDPLVVSKAVAAARATDNHSMSTEEATADEGTANKRGVYLGATVMVISQIVMVAIMTMTPVHMGEYGFTMQQIGMVIGLHIAGMYLPSPLTGILVDKLGRMTMAVVAGITLCITGLLAAFAPGDSLLFIAIALILLGIGWNFGLISGTALIVDSTVLSTRAKTQGSVDVFIALSGAIGGALSGVIVAAGSFEILSIGGGILSLVLIPAVLWARNFK; this comes from the coding sequence TTGTCAAAGTTTGAAAGTGACGTAAACGCCGTGCAAACTAATTCTGCCTCGGTGAAAAAATATATAAATTCCCCACAAAAACAACAACAACTTTACCGCCGGACTTTGTGGACTGTCATTTTTGCACAAGTTTTGGGAGGTGCAGGACTGGCAGCCGGTATTACAGTAGGCGCATTAATCGCTATTGATATATTGGGAACGGATAGTTTTGCCGGACTGCCCATTGCATTGTTCACACTCGGTTCTGCCGGCGCAGCCATGGTAATTGGCCGATTATCGCAACGGTACAGCCGACGATTGGGATTAGCTGTCGGATTCATTACAGGAGGTATTGGTGCAATCGGTGTCATTCTTGCAACGATGACCCAAAGCATACTGCTATTGTTTGTTTCGTTATTGATTTATGGCTCAGGTACGGCTACAAACCTGCAGGCGCGCTATGCTGGAACAGATTTGGCCACGGCGAAACAGCGAGGCACTGCCGTCAGTTTGGCCATGGTGGCAACTACATTTGGGGCTGTTGCTGGTCCGAACTTGGTAGATGTGATGGGAGATTTTGCTGTATCGATTGGTATTCCATCTCTAGCAGGTCCATTTATTCTTGCTGCTGTTGCTTATATCTTAGCTGGTTTAGTTCCGCTTATTTTTTTACGCCCTGACCCATTAGTAGTATCGAAAGCAGTTGCTGCTGCACGTGCTACAGACAATCACAGCATGTCTACTGAAGAGGCTACTGCCGACGAAGGTACTGCCAATAAGCGCGGTGTCTATCTTGGGGCAACGGTTATGGTGATTTCACAGATCGTTATGGTGGCAATCATGACGATGACGCCAGTTCACATGGGCGAATATGGTTTCACGATGCAACAAATCGGCATGGTGATCGGTCTTCACATTGCAGGAATGTATCTTCCATCACCGCTGACAGGGATATTAGTCGATAAACTCGGAAGGATGACGATGGCCGTTGTTGCGGGAATCACATTATGTATCACTGGTCTTTTGGCTGCATTCGCGCCTGGTGACTCTTTACTATTCATTGCAATCGCGCTTATCTTACTTGGAATTGGCTGGAACTTTGGATTGATTAGTGGAACAGCGCTCATTGTTGATTCGACCGTTCTTTCCACACGCGCCAAAACGCAGGGATCTGTCGATGTCTTCATCGCTTTGTCGGGGGCGATAGGTGGTGCATTGTCCGGAGTCATAGTTGCTGCTGGTAGCTTTGAGATTCTGTCTATAGGCGGGGGGATTCTTTCACTCGTGCTCATTCCTGCTGTACTATGGGCACGAAATTTTAAATAA
- a CDS encoding GNAT family N-acetyltransferase, whose translation MFPILETERLLLREIKKEDAKGIFACFSHNDVTRFYGQETLENIEQAEEFVDFFSKNYREKRGVRWGIERKGTKGIIGTIGFNAWLPKHKRAEIGYEIHPNEWRKGYITEAVLKVISHGFEEMGLTRIGAVVFIENEPSNRLLTKIGFQREGVLKDYMYQNGKAHDTYVYSLLKMCEKGIGRK comes from the coding sequence GTGTTCCCGATTTTAGAAACTGAGAGGCTACTATTACGAGAAATTAAGAAGGAAGATGCAAAGGGAATATTTGCTTGTTTTTCTCATAACGACGTCACACGTTTCTATGGACAAGAAACATTAGAGAATATTGAACAAGCAGAAGAGTTCGTAGACTTTTTCTCGAAAAACTATCGTGAAAAGAGAGGTGTACGATGGGGAATTGAGCGAAAAGGAACTAAAGGTATCATTGGAACAATAGGCTTCAATGCTTGGTTACCTAAGCATAAGCGAGCTGAGATCGGTTATGAAATCCATCCAAATGAGTGGAGAAAAGGATATATAACAGAAGCAGTATTAAAGGTTATTTCTCATGGTTTTGAGGAAATGGGTTTAACGCGAATAGGTGCTGTAGTATTTATTGAAAATGAACCATCAAATAGGTTGTTAACTAAAATAGGTTTTCAAAGAGAAGGCGTTTTGAAAGACTATATGTATCAAAACGGGAAAGCACACGATACATATGTGTATTCATTACTTAAAATGTGTGAAAAAGGAATAGGAAGGAAATAA
- a CDS encoding M15 family metallopeptidase: MKKLLNLLLLSLFAFVAFQSFLFIKGNLGSSGQVEYEVNVETLPTELHPIVAEKVEILKEKAAEKEITILITDDYRSFEEQDKLYDKGRRTPGKVVTHAEGGESYHNFGLAVDFALQLENGNVIWDIEYDGNGNGQSDWFEVAEIAKELGFQWGGDWRGFKDYPHLQMDFGLTINNLQEGKRPKIPQS, from the coding sequence ATGAAGAAACTACTGAATTTATTGCTGTTATCCCTTTTTGCATTTGTCGCATTTCAATCTTTCTTATTCATAAAGGGCAATCTTGGATCATCGGGCCAAGTTGAATACGAAGTAAATGTAGAGACTCTACCAACTGAACTGCACCCCATTGTAGCTGAGAAGGTGGAGATTTTAAAAGAAAAAGCAGCAGAAAAAGAGATTACAATCCTGATTACAGATGATTACCGTTCGTTTGAAGAGCAGGACAAGCTTTATGATAAGGGCAGAAGAACTCCCGGAAAAGTAGTTACTCATGCGGAGGGGGGCGAATCCTATCATAACTTTGGCCTTGCAGTCGATTTTGCTCTTCAGCTTGAGAATGGTAATGTGATTTGGGATATTGAATATGATGGGAACGGAAATGGTCAATCAGACTGGTTTGAGGTAGCAGAAATTGCAAAGGAGCTGGGCTTTCAATGGGGAGGAGACTGGCGCGGCTTTAAAGATTATCCTCATCTTCAGATGGATTTTGGCTTAACCATTAACAATCTTCAAGAAGGAAAACGTCCCAAAATACCTCAGAGCTAA
- a CDS encoding DUF2254 family protein, which yields MEIKETLQQTLNLYLPKKSKLEPKEKTITRLSSPTLGLYSTLLSFLVISAIIIFVQLYFDLHFFTVNPSYWQSFVNTGWTVHSSILAISITLIIFLVQVTGVNASQRVIILNEFAKKSLLYPTLYWALLGVISWGVTAAYATNPIYSDISSGLLNVSIFNSVVTIYLLIRWYKTILNVYDSQWTSQLYEKSLEENINNATRNYAIEQVINAALLIFKTNHSKKIKTEIGINKDNKLKVISSKKSGYIIDVNFDMLEKILQQFEHNEFIELHISFKNKVMKGDKLFSVSETVDAGIKSRLYKCLTISNKRLFITDNQLDNSLDSIDAILSSAIREQTIASIRHGLSIYINAINMFFEFQKKANINIENIPFQISPLDSVIRHMYKHIRSIAYQNSNDLNSEVSSLLSNLLIESFRERNLPMFKQGLKFYQYWFLYAKNQQQQAKYILERSLRITYELVWFDKDFSGDLADFNKELLSYYNNIFYHISTMNNIKLYVSVIDSLFELKYIIDERQKVDFDIKYIQYGWLFWLVFRLENKKLSIEDFNQLLQILVKGNYNKWTLFQDINQVVSNNGGREFWDEWETNEKETADDIIKLGVRTYSSDPLNLPTRSYALLSLITENGRQPSNDDSQFKPLIYRLKDVEKFAKDMVESDYLKPMFKQEKEILINELIRFHDTVNELYEKQEANLIIKSQISQEAVIDFNNKLNEVIYRFPRDLFERFGMYIQTENKNYQKKFSRTLFMNKSLFIKKHPFIGVDNVLREFYPLLEKSIFESIQINCKGFAFNNSLAGTIDKMISKMKIDGNIPKLILVPWGTMTHREFEGNDKFTFYYNSTRTVYEHGQYNGCPILWLPEKLGNYIIIINSTNIGTWIQGVIEKAKLNVSVISLDKSTVNSIIRKRKKKGNYSAGKSGNHHKNYLQQKVLVRIETDYNYYPYEGIDGYYSYIGDYLS from the coding sequence ATGGAAATAAAAGAGACGTTACAACAAACATTAAATTTATATCTTCCGAAAAAAAGTAAATTAGAGCCCAAAGAAAAAACTATTACCCGTTTAAGTAGTCCTACGCTAGGTCTATACTCAACACTATTATCTTTTCTAGTAATATCAGCAATTATTATATTTGTTCAATTATATTTTGATTTGCACTTCTTTACAGTTAATCCTAGTTATTGGCAATCATTTGTGAATACTGGTTGGACGGTTCATTCATCAATTTTAGCTATTTCGATTACATTAATAATATTTTTAGTTCAAGTCACTGGGGTTAATGCTTCCCAGAGAGTTATTATTCTTAATGAATTTGCTAAAAAAAGTTTGTTATACCCAACTTTATATTGGGCACTTCTTGGGGTTATTAGTTGGGGAGTAACTGCTGCTTATGCAACGAATCCTATTTATTCCGATATTTCTTCTGGATTATTAAATGTCTCTATATTTAATTCTGTAGTAACTATATATCTACTCATTAGGTGGTATAAAACAATTTTAAATGTTTACGATTCACAGTGGACCAGTCAGTTATACGAAAAGTCATTAGAGGAGAATATAAATAATGCCACAAGGAATTATGCAATAGAGCAAGTAATTAATGCAGCATTACTTATATTTAAAACCAATCATTCAAAAAAAATCAAGACGGAAATAGGAATAAATAAGGACAATAAATTAAAGGTAATTAGTTCAAAAAAAAGTGGATACATAATTGATGTTAATTTCGATATGCTAGAAAAAATATTACAACAGTTTGAACATAATGAGTTTATTGAACTACATATTTCTTTTAAGAATAAGGTGATGAAGGGAGATAAACTCTTTTCAGTTTCAGAAACTGTAGATGCCGGTATTAAATCAAGATTGTATAAGTGCCTTACTATTTCGAATAAAAGGTTATTTATTACCGATAATCAACTCGATAACTCATTAGATTCCATTGACGCTATACTTTCTAGTGCTATAAGAGAACAAACAATCGCTAGTATTAGGCACGGTTTAAGCATATATATCAATGCTATCAATATGTTTTTCGAATTTCAGAAAAAGGCAAATATTAATATCGAGAATATACCATTTCAAATTAGCCCTCTGGATTCGGTTATCAGACATATGTATAAACACATTAGGTCAATTGCTTATCAAAATTCTAATGACTTAAATTCAGAGGTTAGTTCGCTATTATCAAATTTATTAATAGAAAGTTTTCGCGAAAGAAATCTCCCTATGTTTAAGCAAGGATTAAAATTTTATCAATATTGGTTTCTATATGCTAAAAATCAACAACAACAGGCAAAGTACATATTGGAAAGAAGTCTGCGGATTACGTATGAACTTGTATGGTTTGATAAAGATTTTTCTGGGGATCTAGCTGACTTTAATAAAGAGTTATTATCATATTACAATAATATTTTCTACCATATATCTACAATGAACAATATAAAATTATATGTAAGTGTTATTGATTCATTATTTGAATTAAAATATATAATTGATGAAAGACAAAAAGTAGACTTTGATATTAAATATATTCAATATGGTTGGCTGTTTTGGTTGGTATTTCGATTAGAGAATAAGAAGCTTTCGATTGAAGATTTTAATCAACTATTACAAATTTTAGTCAAAGGTAATTATAATAAGTGGACTTTATTTCAGGATATAAATCAAGTTGTTTCCAATAATGGTGGGAGAGAGTTCTGGGATGAATGGGAAACTAATGAAAAAGAAACTGCTGATGATATAATTAAATTAGGAGTAAGAACATATTCAAGTGATCCTTTGAATTTACCGACACGTTCTTATGCTTTATTAAGTCTAATAACTGAAAACGGTCGACAACCAAGTAATGATGACTCACAATTCAAACCCTTAATCTATAGGCTAAAAGACGTTGAGAAATTTGCAAAAGATATGGTCGAGAGTGATTACTTAAAGCCAATGTTCAAACAGGAAAAAGAAATATTAATAAATGAGCTTATTCGGTTTCATGATACTGTCAATGAATTATATGAGAAACAAGAAGCAAACTTAATTATTAAATCACAAATATCACAGGAAGCAGTAATAGATTTTAATAACAAATTAAATGAAGTAATTTATAGGTTTCCTAGAGATTTATTTGAGAGATTCGGAATGTACATCCAAACTGAAAATAAAAATTACCAGAAAAAATTCTCAAGAACTTTATTTATGAATAAATCGCTTTTCATTAAAAAGCACCCCTTTATAGGAGTAGATAATGTATTACGAGAATTTTATCCATTATTAGAAAAAAGTATATTTGAATCTATTCAGATAAATTGTAAAGGTTTTGCTTTTAATAATTCTCTAGCTGGAACGATTGACAAAATGATAAGTAAAATGAAGATTGATGGAAACATACCTAAGCTTATTCTAGTACCTTGGGGAACTATGACGCATAGAGAATTTGAAGGTAACGATAAATTTACTTTTTATTATAATTCCACGAGAACTGTTTATGAACACGGTCAGTATAATGGCTGTCCTATTTTATGGTTACCAGAGAAGCTTGGTAATTATATTATCATAATAAATAGTACTAATATCGGCACTTGGATTCAGGGAGTTATAGAAAAAGCTAAATTAAATGTATCAGTAATATCCCTTGACAAATCGACTGTGAATTCAATTATAAGGAAAAGAAAAAAGAAAGGAAATTATTCGGCTGGAAAAAGTGGAAATCATCACAAAAATTATCTTCAACAAAAAGTATTAGTAAGGATTGAAACTGATTATAATTATTATCCATATGAAGGAATAGATGGTTATTATAGTTATATAGGTGATTATTTATCTTAG
- a CDS encoding conserved phage C-terminal domain-containing protein translates to MKLLLNESPLQVLPSLSIKIGLNEAIFLQQLHFRLLISKKVRDGHIWHYKTYDEWHVEEFPFWSTTTIKRIIRKLENEGYIISTSSYNRMVNDRTKWYRIDYSKIELLADQNDQTHGPQCTLKKGQCDSSSEAKLDLPITKENKRIKKDTVGKHPDVVSIINYLNEKTGKHFKASSKATERYVNARLREGYELDDFKNVIDYKVKEWLHNAHWNKYLRPSTLFNATNFENYLEEYRGATEKRNPPVHTVAQPFELDFSKGEV, encoded by the coding sequence ATGAAATTATTATTGAATGAATCACCACTACAGGTGCTACCATCATTGTCAATCAAAATTGGGTTAAATGAGGCGATATTTTTACAACAATTACATTTTAGATTGCTCATCTCGAAGAAAGTGCGGGATGGGCATATTTGGCATTATAAAACTTACGATGAATGGCATGTAGAAGAATTTCCATTTTGGTCGACCACCACGATCAAAAGAATTATCCGCAAGCTAGAAAATGAAGGGTACATCATTTCGACATCCTCGTATAATCGCATGGTGAATGATAGGACGAAATGGTATCGGATTGACTATTCGAAAATTGAACTTTTGGCAGACCAAAATGACCAAACGCATGGTCCACAATGCACCCTTAAGAAAGGTCAATGTGACTCGTCTAGTGAGGCCAAGTTGGACCTACCTATAACCAAAGAGAATAAAAGAATTAAAAAAGATACTGTCGGGAAGCATCCCGACGTCGTGTCGATTATTAATTATTTGAATGAAAAAACCGGTAAGCATTTTAAAGCTTCTTCGAAAGCGACAGAGCGATACGTAAATGCCCGGTTACGTGAAGGGTACGAACTTGATGATTTCAAAAATGTCATTGACTACAAAGTAAAAGAATGGCTGCACAATGCGCATTGGAATAAATATTTACGCCCGTCCACATTGTTCAATGCAACAAATTTTGAGAATTACTTGGAGGAGTACAGAGGGGCAACTGAAAAAAGAAATCCACCGGTACACACTGTAGCACAACCATTTGAACTAGATTTCAGTAAGGGGGAAGTGTAA